The following proteins are co-located in the Dietzia timorensis genome:
- a CDS encoding arsenic resistance protein, which translates to MSWAERLQGVLVALAALAGIAVGLATDVGDFGEYLVLPCLVAMLTAVFVQMDPSYVGQVRDAKPVVVASLVLNFVVTPLLAWALGSWLLADQPDLRIGLLLLLVTPCTDWYLVFTSMARGHTGVAAALLPVNLVLQLALLPIYVLLLGGKSAAIELTTLVESVLLVLVVPLAAAVVLRALARRIPDPARGTQRLTDAAAFAVMPLLLLAVAGMFAWQAQEVADNAGVFWKLLAPLAIFFVLAPLLASMTAGLLRAPGPERVALVMTTTARNSPIALAIAVAAFPDRPLIAVALVVGPLVELPVLAVLAQIVRLRSPAKHETA; encoded by the coding sequence ATGTCGTGGGCGGAGAGACTGCAGGGAGTTCTCGTCGCGCTCGCCGCTCTGGCCGGCATCGCGGTCGGCCTGGCCACCGATGTCGGAGACTTCGGCGAGTATCTCGTTCTTCCCTGCCTCGTGGCGATGCTCACCGCAGTGTTCGTGCAGATGGATCCTTCCTATGTCGGGCAGGTGCGGGACGCCAAGCCCGTCGTGGTGGCCTCGCTGGTGCTCAACTTCGTGGTCACACCGCTCCTGGCGTGGGCGCTCGGGTCGTGGCTGCTCGCCGATCAACCCGACCTGCGCATCGGGCTACTCCTCCTTCTCGTCACTCCGTGCACCGACTGGTATCTCGTCTTCACCTCGATGGCGCGCGGGCACACCGGCGTCGCGGCCGCCCTGCTACCGGTCAACCTCGTGCTCCAGCTCGCGTTGCTGCCGATATACGTGTTGTTACTCGGCGGGAAATCCGCCGCCATCGAACTCACCACACTTGTCGAGTCGGTGTTGTTGGTGCTGGTCGTGCCGCTCGCGGCGGCGGTCGTCCTGCGCGCCCTCGCCCGCCGCATACCTGACCCCGCCCGAGGCACGCAGCGCCTCACGGATGCGGCGGCGTTCGCCGTCATGCCGCTGCTTCTCCTCGCCGTCGCCGGAATGTTCGCCTGGCAGGCGCAGGAGGTCGCCGACAATGCAGGGGTGTTCTGGAAACTTCTCGCGCCGCTCGCGATCTTCTTCGTGCTTGCACCACTACTGGCAAGTATGACGGCGGGCCTGCTGCGCGCCCCCGGCCCGGAGCGCGTCGCGCTGGTGATGACCACCACCGCCCGCAACTCCCCCATCGCGCTGGCGATCGCCGTTGCGGCATTCCCGGACAGGCCGCTCATCGCGGTGGCGCTCGTCGTCGGCCCTCTCGTCGAACTCCCGGTTCTCGCTGTCCTCGCGCAGATCGTCCGTCTCCGCAGCCCCGCGAAGCACGAGACCGCCTGA